Proteins found in one Catenulispora sp. GP43 genomic segment:
- a CDS encoding putative T7SS-secreted protein, translated as MSQDWSSFDWQGAVVTQGDLIPGDPYQIAALGKRFRDTANAIDQQAANLKSLVSDQGFDDSDSGRAFAKQVGDTADLLQKAFGRYNEAADALGTNVRPSGPHDEVSWRSGTEWASTVELAQVKAQDALNRGKAADADSQSAQRQIHTAQANALPSPTPGAAPTPPNPHPDPTNTPGSNGMTPAEQKAHNDKAAADALVAKAGADIQHAIDIRDREGKAVAGAINDFINTDGLKDPAHHWWDIDWATVIADIGHIAGAIAGVAGILALALSWVPVVGEVLGAIALVAGAVALVCDTISALDGKGNWFDVAIDVVGLLSCGAGRAIGNMAKASRGMELFNAARAGGKGITEALDGVKGLDMGAKDILQLKNGTTSIFKIGMKNFGEGLGTGPFKDVGEAFSKLKGGNVDWSFPGMSGLGPNLAGGAGWKFGLAGWSNATFPLGLGLANLQIPENFKSWEPGFMGPNVFHGNHLLTSEDKMWEWKPLAPKESADATAG; from the coding sequence ATGTCACAGGACTGGTCCAGCTTCGACTGGCAGGGTGCGGTCGTCACCCAGGGCGATCTGATCCCCGGCGACCCGTACCAGATCGCCGCGTTGGGCAAGCGGTTCCGCGACACCGCCAACGCCATCGACCAGCAGGCTGCGAACCTGAAGAGCCTGGTCAGCGACCAGGGCTTCGACGACTCCGACTCCGGGCGCGCGTTCGCCAAGCAGGTCGGCGACACCGCGGACCTGCTGCAGAAGGCCTTCGGCCGCTACAACGAGGCCGCCGACGCCCTGGGCACCAACGTGCGCCCCTCCGGCCCGCACGACGAAGTCTCCTGGCGATCCGGCACCGAGTGGGCCTCCACCGTGGAGCTGGCGCAGGTCAAGGCGCAGGACGCGCTCAACCGCGGCAAGGCCGCCGACGCCGACTCCCAGTCCGCGCAGCGGCAGATCCACACCGCGCAGGCCAACGCCCTGCCCTCCCCCACGCCCGGCGCCGCCCCGACACCGCCGAACCCGCACCCGGACCCCACCAACACCCCGGGCAGCAACGGCATGACGCCGGCGGAGCAGAAGGCGCACAACGACAAGGCCGCCGCCGACGCGCTGGTGGCCAAGGCCGGCGCCGACATCCAGCACGCCATCGACATCCGCGACCGCGAGGGCAAGGCCGTCGCCGGGGCCATCAACGACTTCATCAACACCGACGGTCTGAAAGACCCCGCCCACCACTGGTGGGACATCGACTGGGCCACCGTCATCGCCGACATCGGCCACATCGCCGGCGCGATCGCCGGCGTGGCCGGGATCCTGGCGCTGGCGCTGTCCTGGGTGCCGGTCGTCGGCGAGGTGCTGGGGGCGATCGCCTTGGTGGCCGGTGCCGTCGCACTGGTCTGCGACACCATCTCGGCCCTGGACGGCAAGGGCAACTGGTTCGACGTCGCCATCGACGTCGTCGGCCTGCTGTCCTGCGGCGCCGGCCGGGCCATCGGCAACATGGCCAAGGCCTCCCGCGGCATGGAGCTGTTCAACGCCGCGCGCGCCGGCGGCAAGGGCATCACCGAGGCGCTTGACGGTGTCAAGGGCCTGGACATGGGCGCCAAGGACATCCTGCAGCTGAAGAACGGCACCACGTCGATCTTCAAGATCGGGATGAAGAACTTCGGCGAGGGCCTGGGCACCGGCCCGTTCAAGGACGTCGGCGAGGCCTTCTCCAAGCTCAAGGGCGGCAACGTCGACTGGAGCTTCCCGGGCATGAGCGGGCTGGGGCCGAACCTGGCCGGCGGCGCGGGCTGGAAGTTCGGGCTGGCCGGCTGGTCCAACGCCACCTTCCCGCTGGGCCTGGGCCTGGCGAACCTGCAGATCCCGGAGAACTTCAAGTCCTGGGAGCCGGGGTTCATGGGGCCGAACGTGTTCCACGGCAACCACCTTTTGACCTCCGAGGACAAGATGTGGGAGTGGAAGCCGCTGGCCCCGAAGGAGTCGGCGGACGCCACCGCCGGCTAG
- a CDS encoding O-methyltransferase yields MTRASIGLDDALQDYIVSHTKALDAVQTALVARTTELGPPAGMQIGAEEAQLLTLLVRLTNARHAVEVGTFTGFSAIAIARGLAPGGKLLCCDVSEEWTSIGRAAWREAGVADRIELRLAPAAETLAALPDEEYIDFAFIDADKPSYWTYYSELVPRVRTGGVIAVDNVLWGGRVTDAEPEDDTTRLMQEFNDKVARDERVDVVMLPVGDGVSLIYKR; encoded by the coding sequence ATGACCCGAGCCTCGATCGGCCTGGACGACGCCCTCCAGGACTACATCGTCAGCCACACCAAAGCCCTCGACGCCGTCCAGACCGCGCTGGTCGCCCGCACCACCGAGCTCGGGCCGCCGGCCGGCATGCAGATCGGCGCCGAGGAAGCTCAGTTGCTCACGCTGCTGGTGCGGCTCACCAATGCCCGGCACGCGGTGGAGGTGGGGACGTTCACCGGGTTCTCCGCCATCGCCATCGCCCGCGGCCTGGCCCCCGGCGGCAAGCTGCTGTGCTGCGACGTCAGCGAGGAGTGGACCAGCATCGGGCGTGCGGCGTGGCGGGAGGCCGGGGTTGCCGACCGGATCGAGCTGCGGCTGGCGCCGGCCGCCGAGACCCTGGCCGCGCTGCCGGACGAGGAGTACATCGACTTCGCGTTCATCGACGCCGACAAGCCGTCGTACTGGACGTACTACAGCGAACTCGTCCCGCGCGTGCGGACCGGGGGAGTGATCGCCGTGGACAACGTGCTATGGGGCGGACGCGTCACCGACGCCGAGCCGGAGGATGACACCACCCGGCTGATGCAGGAGTTCAACGACAAGGTCGCCCGCGACGAACGCGTCGACGTGGTGATGCTTCCCGTCGGCGACGGAGTTTCCCTGATCTACAAGCGATAG
- a CDS encoding HIT family protein, protein MLHAMSECVFCEIVAGRAPAYRVMEDDHTVAFLDIRPAAPGHTLVVPRAHVRDMWDISDDAHTHVASMARQVALLLKDVFEPDGVNVRVNSGAAAGQDVFHFHTHVIPRRQADGLRLTWGSPLAPAEELELAARRIAGFRS, encoded by the coding sequence ATGCTTCATGCCATGAGCGAATGTGTGTTCTGCGAGATCGTGGCCGGCCGCGCCCCGGCGTATCGGGTGATGGAGGACGACCACACGGTGGCGTTCCTGGACATCAGGCCGGCCGCGCCGGGCCACACGCTGGTGGTTCCGCGGGCCCACGTGCGCGATATGTGGGATATATCGGACGATGCGCATACGCATGTCGCGTCGATGGCTCGGCAGGTGGCGCTGCTGTTGAAGGACGTGTTCGAACCCGATGGGGTGAACGTGCGGGTTAACTCCGGGGCGGCGGCCGGGCAGGATGTCTTTCACTTCCACACGCACGTGATCCCGCGTCGTCAGGCGGACGGACTGCGCCTGACCTGGGGTTCGCCGCTGGCTCCGGCTGAGGAGTTGGAGCTGGCGGCGCGGCGGATCGCAGGGTTCCGGTCGTAG
- a CDS encoding MFS transporter: MRALLLGRTAAALATSLIPTTLTLAVIHAGSAAGALGTILAAETVPMLLLLPAAGVFADRFPARRVILAADLTRAAAQAGIGATLLTRGVDVPVLAALAALTGGAVAFGTPAVRTLVSATIAGPQRQRLNARLSVWQGVAQFAGPGIAGTLMLGVGAGWSSLLTAALFIGSALTLGALRTPAAAAANAASTDAGSTAAPRRAPFWHDLRAGWTETRRHRWFIANVIGHGIWNMTAGVLLTLGPVIAINHLGGGTAWVITLQSGTVGMLAGVWTAGRLRLARPLIAVALGASAYALPLAALAITAPLPLLLAAYTAGMFGLGILDPLWETTIQQRIPREALGRVGSFDTLISFAARPAGLALAAPAAAAVGTALPLAASAVLVGGANLAVLLIPAVREHPAPVAVSSAPLVTSGA, encoded by the coding sequence ATGCGCGCACTCCTGCTCGGCCGCACCGCCGCCGCACTGGCCACCTCCCTGATCCCGACCACGCTGACCCTGGCCGTCATCCACGCCGGCAGCGCCGCCGGCGCCCTCGGCACGATCCTGGCCGCCGAAACCGTCCCGATGCTGCTGCTGTTGCCCGCAGCCGGAGTGTTCGCCGACCGCTTCCCGGCCCGCCGCGTCATCTTGGCCGCCGACCTCACCCGCGCCGCCGCCCAAGCCGGCATCGGCGCCACGCTGCTCACGCGGGGAGTGGACGTCCCGGTCCTGGCCGCACTCGCCGCCCTCACCGGCGGCGCCGTCGCCTTCGGCACCCCGGCCGTACGGACCCTGGTATCGGCCACCATCGCCGGACCCCAGCGGCAACGACTCAACGCACGACTGTCCGTATGGCAAGGCGTCGCCCAATTCGCCGGACCCGGCATCGCCGGCACCCTGATGCTCGGCGTCGGAGCCGGCTGGTCATCACTGCTCACCGCCGCACTGTTCATCGGATCCGCACTCACCCTCGGCGCCCTGCGCACACCAGCAGCCGCAGCCGCAAACGCCGCAAGCACTGACGCCGGAAGCACCGCGGCCCCGCGGCGCGCGCCGTTCTGGCACGACCTGCGCGCCGGCTGGACCGAGACCCGCCGCCACCGCTGGTTCATCGCCAACGTCATCGGCCACGGCATCTGGAACATGACCGCCGGCGTCCTGCTCACCCTCGGACCGGTCATCGCGATCAACCACCTCGGCGGCGGCACCGCCTGGGTCATCACCCTGCAATCCGGCACCGTCGGCATGCTGGCCGGGGTCTGGACCGCCGGCCGGCTGCGCCTGGCCCGCCCCCTGATCGCCGTCGCCCTCGGCGCCTCCGCCTACGCCCTGCCGCTGGCGGCGCTCGCCATCACCGCACCCCTGCCGCTGCTGCTGGCCGCCTACACCGCCGGCATGTTCGGCCTGGGCATCCTGGACCCCCTGTGGGAGACCACCATCCAGCAGCGCATCCCGCGCGAGGCCCTGGGCCGCGTCGGGTCCTTCGACACCCTCATCTCCTTCGCCGCCCGCCCCGCCGGCCTGGCCCTGGCCGCCCCCGCCGCCGCGGCCGTCGGCACCGCGCTGCCGCTGGCCGCCTCGGCGGTGCTGGTGGGCGGCGCGAACCTGGCGGTGCTGCTGATCCCGGCAGTGCGCGAACATCCGGCGCCGGTCGCGGTGAGTTCGGCGCCGCTGGTCACTTCGGGAGCCTGA
- a CDS encoding MarR family winged helix-turn-helix transcriptional regulator, translating to MEDSVDRHLARWRGKAPYDETVEAVVTRIQNLTKHVANGKRRMHDEVGLADYEFQTLHRLAARDDHRATPGELAAELMLSGAGMTGRLDALEQAGLVRRIRGTADRRRVDVELTDEGHARWLAGMRFQDQVERQIVGALDARERDRLNALLKKMLLHAEELAAGTPSPSPSAGAGAERTDSTAGTDSTI from the coding sequence ATGGAGGACTCCGTCGACCGTCACCTGGCCCGCTGGCGCGGCAAAGCCCCGTACGACGAGACGGTCGAGGCGGTCGTCACCCGCATCCAGAACCTCACCAAACACGTCGCCAACGGCAAACGCCGCATGCACGACGAGGTCGGCCTGGCCGACTACGAGTTCCAGACCCTGCACCGCCTGGCGGCCCGCGACGACCACCGCGCCACCCCCGGCGAGCTGGCCGCCGAGCTGATGCTCTCCGGCGCCGGCATGACCGGCCGCCTGGACGCCCTGGAGCAGGCCGGGCTGGTGCGGCGCATCCGCGGCACCGCCGACCGCCGCCGCGTCGATGTCGAGCTCACCGACGAGGGCCACGCCAGGTGGCTGGCCGGGATGCGGTTCCAGGACCAGGTCGAGCGGCAGATCGTCGGCGCCCTGGACGCCCGCGAACGCGACCGTCTCAACGCTTTGCTGAAGAAGATGTTGCTGCACGCCGAGGAGCTCGCCGCCGGCACCCCCAGCCCCAGCCCCAGCGCCGGCGCCGGCGCCGAGAGGACCGACAGCACGGCCGGCACCGACAGCACCATCTGA